DNA sequence from the Acidobacteriota bacterium genome:
GGAGTTGCCGCCTTGCTTTGAAGCCTTTGAGATGGGGGGAGCCGGGCCATCGGCTGCGGCCTACCGTACCCCAGGGGGGTCTTGAGTGAAAAAAGACACGGATGATGTTCTTCGCTGCTCGTTCTGCAACAAGAGCCAGAACGATGTCAAGAAGCTGATCGCCGGGCCGACGGTTTTCATTTGCGACGAGTGTGTCGACGTCTGCAACGAAATCATCTCGGACGACATGACCGCGGAAGCGGCTTCCATCAAGGAGACCCTTCCCAAGCCCAGCGAAATCAAGGAGTTCCTGGAGCAGTACGTGATTGGCCAGGAGGTGGCCAAGAAGAAGTTGGCAGTGGCCGTCTACAATCACTACAAGCGCATCAAGATGGGGCGGAGGCGTCACCAGGACGTGGAATTGACCAAGAGCAACGTGCTGCTGATCGGTCCCACCGGCACGGGCAAGACCCTGCTGGCCCAGACCCTGGCGCGCATGCTTTCGGTGCCTTTCGCCATCGTGGACGCCACCACTCTGACCGAAGCGGGCTACGTGGGCGAGGATGTGGAAAACATCATCCTCAAGCTGTTGCAGGCGGCTGGAGGCGACCGCGACCGATGCATGCAGGGCATCATCTACATCGACGAGATCGACAAGATTTCGCGCAAGGATGAAAACCCCTCCATCACCCGCGACGTTTCCGGAGAGGGCGTGCAGCAGGCCCTGCTCAAGATTTTGGAAGGCACCGTGGCCAATGTCCCGCCTCAGGGGGGACGCAAGCATCCTCACCAGGAATTCGTGCAGATCGACACCACCGATATCCTCTTCGTCTGCGGGGGCGCCTTCGTGGGACTGGACAAGACCATCCAGAAGCGCCTGGGGACCTCTTCCATGGGGTTCCACTCGCCTTCTCTCAGCGGCGACGAATTGCGCTGGCGCAAGGCCAGCAATACGGCGCTCTTCGAGAAGGTGCTGCCGGAAGACCTGATCAAGTACGGGCTGATACCGGAGTTTGTGGGACGCTTGCCCATCATCTGCACTCTCCACGAACTGGACAGCGATGCCCTCATCCAGATCCTCACCCAGCCCAACAACGCCCTCATCAAGCAATATCAGAAGATGTTCGAGTTCGAGAACGTGTCGTTGCGCTTCACCGACGACGCCCTCAGGGCCATCGCCGACTTGGCTCTGCAGCGCAAGATCGGAGCCCGGGGGTTGCGCCTGATCACTGAAGACCTGATGCTGGACGTCATGTACGAACTGCCTTCCAACAAGAAGGTCAAGGAGTTTGTCGTGACCCGCGAAATGGTCGAGAACAAGGACGTGGTTTTCAAACTGCTGGAAAAGGCCGGATGAGACTCCGGGACAAGACGCTTTTTCCCAAAGCACGGGTCAGAGGAAACTGATAATCTAGACATCATTCAGAGCGAGCATCTCCGCATCCCCAGAGGCGGATCACCCGGAAAGGCTCAGGCAAGGTGCCGCGGCACCGGAACGGCAGCGATTCGTTGACGGCCCCGACCGCCTTCGACAGGAAACAACCATGAGTGAACAAGAACAAAAAACGACCCAGCGCTACCCGATGGTTCCCATTCGGGACGTGGTCGTTTTCCCCTACATGATGGTCCCCTTCGTGATCGGTCGGGCTTCCTCGGTGCTGGCTTTGGAGAGGGCGCTGCAAACCGACAAGAAGATCTTCCTGGCCACCCAGAAAGACGCCTCCCAGGACAATCCCTCCCCCGACGAGATCTTCGAGGTGGGCACCGTGGCCAACATCGTGCAGAGCCTCAAGCTGCCCGACGGCAATATCCGCGTGATGGTGGAAGGCGTGCGGCGGGCCTGCATCAGCGGAGTCCACGAGACTGAGGACTTCTTTCAGGCCGACGTCCACTTCCAAAAGGTGCCCCGCATCTCCCACGCCAAGACCAGCCTGCTGACCAAGAAGCTGAACGTGCTCTTCGAGCAGTTCGCCAAGCTCAATCCCAACGTCAATTACGAGACCATCGTGCAGGCCTCGCGCTCCACCGACGCCGACCGCCTCTCCGACACCATCGCCTCCAACCTCCCCATCGCCGTGGAAGACAAGCAGGCCCTGCTGGAGATCTTCGACCCGGCCGAGCGGATGGAGAAGATCTGCGAATTCATCGAGATCGAGATCGAGAAGATCAAGATGGACAAGTCGATCCAGGGCCGCGTACGCCGGCAGATGGAAAAGGCCCAGCGCGAGTACTACCTGAACGAGAAGATCAAGGCCATCCAGAAGGAGTTGGGACGGGGCGAGAAGGACGAGATCGAGGAGCTGAAAAAGAAGGTCGAAGAATCCAAGATGCCCGAAGAGGCGCGTGAAAAGGCCCTCAACGAGATCCGCCGCCTGGAGCAGATGCCTCCCATGAGCGCCGAGAGCACGGTCAGCCGCACCTACCTCGACTGGCTGCTGGCCATGCCCTGGGAAAAGCGCACCGACGAGATCAAGGACATCACCAAGGCCGAGCAGATCCTGGAAGAAGACCACTACGGCCTGGAAAAGGTCAAGGAGCGCATCCTGGAGTTCCTGGCCGTTCGCCAACTGGCCAAGAAGCGGGAAGCTCAGGGGTCGATTCTCTGCTTCCTGGGACCGCCGGGCGTAGGCAAGACCTCGCTGGGGCGCTCCATCGCCCGGGCCACGGGACGCAAGTTCGTGCGCCAGTCGCTGGGCGGCGTCCGCGACGAGGCCGAGATCAGGGGCCACCGCCGCACCTACATCGGCGCCCTGCCGGGCCAGATCATCCAGATGATGAAGAAGGCCGGCAGCAAGAATCCGGTCATGCTGCTGGACGAGATCGACAAGATGTCGACCGACTTCCGCGGAGACCCCTCGGCGGCCCTGATGGAAGTGCTCGATCCCGAGCAGAACAGCGAGTTCAACGACCACTATCTGGACGTCGAATTCGACCTTTCCGAGGTGCTCTTCATCTGTACGGCCAATGTGCTGCACACGATTCCGCGTCCCCTGCAGGACCGGATGGAGATCATTCAGCTTTCCGGCTACACCGAGGAAGAAAAGCTCAACATCGCCCAGAAGTATCTGGTCAAGAAGCAGATCGAGCAGAAGGGCCTGACCCCCGAACAGATCGAATTCGACGACGAGGGCGTGCAGGAGATCATCCGCTCCTACACGCGTGAGTCGGGCGTCCGCAGCCTGGAGCGCGAAATCGCCAACGTGTGCCGCAAGGTGGCGCGCAAGGTGGTGGTCTCGCGCAACAAGGACGAGGACGATTTCGAGCCCGTCAGCATCGACCACGATGCGGCCCGCGATCTGCTGGGCGTGCCCAAGTACCGCAACCAGATGGCCGGCAAGTCCAACGAGGTCGGTTTGGCCACCGGACTGGCCTGGACCGAGGTGGGCGGCGAAGTGCTCATGACTGAAGCCACCGCCATGCGCGGCAAGGGCAACCTCACCCTGACCGGAAAGCTGGGCGAAGTGATGCAGGAATCGGTCAAGGCGGCCTTCTCTTACATCCGCTCGCGCAGCGGCGAATACGGCATCGCCTCCGATTTTCACAAGGCCAACGACATGCACGTCCACGTGCCCGAAGGAGCCATCCCCAAGGACGGTCCCTCGGCCGGCATCGCCATGGCCACCACCATTGTTTCCGCCTTGACCGGCATACCGGTGCGCCGCGACGTGGCCATGACGGGTGAGATCACCCTGCGCGGCAACGTGCTGCCCATCGGAGGCGTCAAGGAGAAGGTGCTGGCGGCTCACCGCGCCGGAATCAAGACGGTGCTCCTGCCCAAGGAAAACGAAAAGAATCTCAAAGATATTCCCAAGTCGGTCAAGAAAGAACTTGAGATCCGGCTCGTCGAAAGTATGGACGAGGTGCTGGATATCGCTCTGGAGCGGCCCATTGGAAAGAAAAAGGAGAAGGACGGGGACCTGATCGAACAACGGCCCCCCCAGATCAAGGGGGAGGATCGTCCCGGCGTCCATTGAACTCACCCGGAGGGCGGCTTCGGCCGCCTTTCCGTGTCTTGAGACCCTCCCAGAGCCTGCCGCCCGTCCCTACAGATTACCCGGAAGAAAAAGCAAAACGCTGGTCAACGTGGAAGCGTCGTTTGTTACAAGTGCAACCCAGCCCCGCGAATACCCGACTCGCCCTTTGCCGCGAATCGCCTTCGTGGGGCGTTCGAACGTAGGCAAATCAAGCTTGATCAACAGCTTGGTCGGACGCAAGAAACTGGCTCGCACCAGTTCCTCGCCCGGCCGCACGCGCCTGATCAATTTTTTCCTCGTGGATTCCAAATGGCTCTTCGTGGATCTGCCCGGTTACGGATACGCCAAGGTCTCCCGCTCGGAGCGGGAGCGCTGGGGACCGATGATCGAGGAATATCTGCGCGGCGACCAAGATCTGAAGCTGTTGATCCTGCTGGTCGACGCCCGGCACAAACCCAGCAACCTCGATCAGATCATGCGCGAGTGGCTGGAGCAATACAGCATTCCGCACCTGATCGTGGCCACCAAGGCCGACAAATTGTCGGCCAGTCAATTGCAGAAATCGTTAAAACGCGCAAGGGAGACCTTCAACGCCGATCTCGTGCTTCCCTATTCGGCCCATACCGGCGCCGGGAAGAAGGAGTTGTGGCGAATCATTCAAGAGGTTTGATATGGCTGAATCTTCGACCAAGACCGCAAACATTTCCGAAGGCGATACGCTCAACATTCAAGAGCTGAAAGAGCTCAAGAACCAAGAGCTGAACAAGATCGCCAAAGAGCTGGAGATCGCCGGCGCCACCGGCATGCGCAAGCAGGAGTTGATCTTTCAGATCCTCAAGGCGCAGACCGAACGCAGCGGCCTGATCTTCTCCGAAGGCGTGCTGGAGACCCTGCCCGACGGCTTCGGCTTTCTGCGCGCCCCCGAGTACAACTACCTGCCCGGACCCGACGACATCTACGTCTCGCCCTCCCAGATCCGCAAGTTCGACCTGCATACGGGGGACACCGTTTCAGGGCAGGTGCGGCCTCCCAAGGAAGGCGAGCGCTACTTTGCGCTGATCAAGGTCGAAGCCATCAACTTCGAGCATCCCGACGTGGCTCGCGAGCGCACCTTTTTCGAGAATCTGACGCCCGTTTATCCCGACGAGCGCCTGCAACTGGAGACCGAACAGGACAACCTTTCCGGACGCGTCATGGACTTGCTCACCCCCATCGGCAAGGGACAGCGGGGGTTGATCGTCTCTCCGCCCCGGGCCGGAAAGACCATGATCTTGCAGAGCATCGCCAACTCCATCACGGCCAACCAGCCCGAGGTGGTGCTGATCGTGCTGCTCATCGACGAGCGTCCCGAAGAGGTGACCGACATGCAGCGTTCGGTCAAGGGCGAGGTCATTTCCTCCACCTTCGACGAACCCGCCACCCGCCACGTGCAGGTGGCCGAGATGGTCATCGAAAAGGCCAAGCGCCTGGTCGAGCACAAGAAGGACGTGGTCATCCTGCTCGACTCCATCACCCGCCTGGCCCGCGCCTACAACACCATCGTCCCGCCTTCCGGCAAGGTGCTCTCGGGCGGTGTCGATTCCAACGCCCTGCAGCGTCCCAAGCGCTTTTTCGGAGCCGCCCGCAACATCGAGGAAGGCGGCAGCCTGACCATCATGGCCACGGCTCTGATCGACACCGGATCGCGCATGGACGACGTCATCTTCGAAGAGTTCAAGGGCACCGGCAACATGGAACTGCACCTCGACCGCAAGCTGGTTGACAAGCGCGTCTTCCCCGCCATCGACATCAACCGTTCCGGAACCCGTAAGGAAGAGCTGCTGCTCAGCGCCGAAGAACTGAACCGGGTGTGGGTGCTGCGCAAAGTGCTCAACCCGCTTTCGGTCACCGAATCTATGGAGCTGCTGCTGGAGAAGCTCTCCAAAACCAAGAACAACAACGACTTCCTCAAGGCCATGACCAAGGGCATGTAGAGACCCGGCAAACGGCCCCGCCCGAAAAAAGGGGTTGATTTTAATCCAAGGAATCCCTATTCTGATTGTCTGGGAAGAAGGATGATGGCAGACGGTTTTTTCTGGCGAAGCGACTTCAAGATGTGACGCCGGAGAATTGTCTGCCGATCTGACTTTCTACTAGATCAATGAGTGGAAAAGCCGTGGGGACTAGTTCTCCACGGCTTTTTTTTGTGCCCGACATCAAACCGACGGGGCGGGCTTGCGAGGGAGAAGACGCTGTCATGATCCATCAGAAGCGATTGTTGGGCGACACCTTCACGCCGGTGTCGACGTTTCTCAAGCTGGCGGCTGAAGCCGATCGAGCCTTCCTGCTGGAATCGGTGGAGGGCGGTGAACGCATCGGACGCTATTCCTTCCTGGGGATGGCTCCCGAGCGCCATTTCAGCGGCAGCTTCGAGGAGTTCAGGGAGGAGTTCCGCCGCTTCGAGATCTCGCCCGATCAACTGCCGCCTTTCTGCGGAGGAGCGGTGGGAATCTTTTCCTACGACCTGGTGCGCGAGTTCGAGCCTTTGGGTGAGGGCCGGAAGGCCGGTCCCCACCTCCTGCCGGGCCACAGCGTGCGCATGGACTTCTACTCGACGGTGGTGGTCTTCGACCATCTTCGTCACGAAATCGTCGTGCTCTCCCACGAGGGCCCCGACAAGGTGGAGGAACTGGCGGAACGGCTGCTCAGGCCGCAAGCCGAGGATGGGGCTCATTACCGCAACGGGCCCGCCTTGCGGAGTTGCGGCGGCGAACCGCTCTCCTATTCGGCCAGTTGCGGGTACGGCGGGGAGCGCTTTCAACAAGACGTCCGCACCGCCAAACGGCACATCGTGGAGGGAGACATTTTCCAGGTCGTGCTCTCCCAGCGTTTCGAGGTCGACTACCCGGGCGATCCCTTCAACGTCTACCGGGCCCTGCGCTACCTCAACCCCTCGCCCTATCATTTCTTCCTCAAGCAGGGGGACCTGGCCGTGGCGGGAGCCTCTCCCGAAATGCTGGTGCGGGTCCAGGGCCGGCGCCTGGAATGCCGTCCCATTGCGGGGACGCGCCGCAGAGGCAAGGACGAGGCCGAGGACGAGCGCTTGGCCGAGGAACTCAAGGCCGACGCCAAAGAGAGGGCTGAGCACCTGATGCTGGTCGACCTGGGACGCAACGACCTGGGACGCGTTTGCCGTTTCGGCAGCGTCGAGGTGGACGGCTTCATGTTCCTGGAGCGCTACTCGCACGTCATGCACCTGGTCAGCTCGGTGAGCGGACGCATGCGTCCGGGCCTGGACGCACTGGACGCGCTGCGGGCCTGCTTCCCGGCCGGGACCGTTTCAGGAGCGCCCAAGGTGAGAGCCATGCAGATCATCGAGGAACTGGAGCCCTGGAGACGCGGCGTCTACGCCGGAGCCGTGGGCTATTTGGACTACACCGGCAATCTGGACACCTGCATCGCCATCCGCAGCATCGTCTTCAAGGACGGCAAAGCCTACGTGCAGGCGGGAGCCGGCATCGTGGCCGACTCCAAGCCCGCACACGAAGACATGGAATGCCACAATAAGGCCCGAGTCCTCTTCAGGGCCCTGGAAATGGGAGCCGCATCATGAACAGCAAAGGATTGAGGGACAACGCCCCGGGCCAAGGCAAAGGAGCCCCAGGACTGGGCGACTGGGAGCGGACGGCCGGCGGCGCGTCCCGCCAGGGCAGTCTGCTGGTCATCGACAACTACGACAGCTTTACCTTCAACCTGGTTCAGTACCTGGGCCAACTGGGCGCCCGTCCTCAGGTCTACCGCAACGACGCGCTCAGCCTGGAGGAGGTGGAAGCCATGCGTCCCGACCGCATCGTCATCTCGCCCGGGCCCGGACGTCCTCAGCAGGCCGGCATCTCGCTGCAGGTGGTGGAACGCTTTTCGGGCCGCATCCCCATCCTGGGCGTATGCCTGGGGCATCAGGTCATCGGCCAGGCTTTCGGGGGACGCATCGTCCACGCGCCTGAGCTGAAGCACGGCAAGACCTCCATGGTGCACCACCAGGGAGGAGGCCTCTTTCGGGGACTCGACAATCCCTTCGAAGCCACCCGCTATCACTCCCTGGTGGTGGAACGCGACTCGCTCCCTTCTTGCCTGCAGGTGACGGCCTGGACCGAGGACGGTACCATCATGGGATTGCGCCATCGCGATCACGACACCGAGGGCGTGCAGTTTCACCCGGAATCGATCATGACGCGGGCCGGTATGGCCCTGCTTGAGAGGTTTTTATGTTGCGGGAGTTGACCCGGCAGGCCGAGGGCGGAGAGCATCTCTCGGCCCGCCAGGCGGAAGAAGCGCTGGACGCCATACTTTCCCGCCACCTGCCGGACTCCGAGATCGCCGAGCTGCTGGTGGCGCTGGCCGAGAAAGGCGAGCATCCTCAGGAGATCACCGGATTTGCCCGCGCCATGCGCCGCCACGCCTTGCGCCTACCCGTGCGGCGCGACGACCTGGTCGATACCGCCGGCACGGGCGGGGGAGCCGACACCTTCAACGTCTCCACCACGGCGGCCTTCGTCATCGCCGGAGCCGGGGTGGCGGTGGCCAAGCACGGCAACCGGGCCGTCACCTCGCGCAGCGGATCCGCCGACCTGCTGGAAGAACTGGGCGTCGACATCGGCCACCAACCCGAGTTGGCCGCCGCCTGCCTGCAGGAGATCGGAGTGGCCTTTCTCTTCGCACCGGCTTTTCATCCCGCTATGGCCAGGGTGGCCCAGATCCGCCGCAACCTGTCCAGACGCACCATCTTCAATCTGCTGGGTCCTCTCACCAATCCCATGGGGGCCTCCTATCAACTGGTAGGCGTGTTCGCGCCCGAGTTGACGGAGTCCTTGGCCTGGTCGCTGGCTTCGCTGGGATGCCGCAGGGCCTGGGTGGTCCACTCCCGGGACGGCCTGGACGAGATCTCTCCGGCCGCCTTGACCCGCGTCAGCCAGGTCGAGGACCGGCGCGTCCAGACCTTCGATTTCGATCCCCGCGATTACGGAATCGAAGAGGACGAGAGGCCTCTGCCCAAGGGAGGCGATCCCGCCCGCAATGCCGAAATCACCACCGGACTGCTGGAAGGGCGCCTGGGGGGCCGGGCCCGCCAGATCGTCCTCCTCAACGCCGCCGCTGCCATCTATCTGGTGGAAGGCGGCAGCTTCGAGCAGGCTCTCGACAAGGCCGCCGAATCGCTCGACTCCGGTGCGGCCCTCGAAAAACTGCGCCGGCTGGTGCAAGCCACTCAAACAGGAGATTTGTCGTAGCCGTGCACATCCTCGATCAAATCGTCGCCCGTAAGCGAGCCGAAGTGGACGAAATGCTGCGGCAAAAAGCCTTCGCCAAGCTGCTGGAGGAACTCCCCGGCGACCTCATCCAAAGCGCTCCCCCTTCCTTCTCCCGGGCCCTGCAGGAGGATGGCATCAACATCATCGCC
Encoded proteins:
- the clpX gene encoding ATP-dependent Clp protease ATP-binding subunit ClpX, with protein sequence MKKDTDDVLRCSFCNKSQNDVKKLIAGPTVFICDECVDVCNEIISDDMTAEAASIKETLPKPSEIKEFLEQYVIGQEVAKKKLAVAVYNHYKRIKMGRRRHQDVELTKSNVLLIGPTGTGKTLLAQTLARMLSVPFAIVDATTLTEAGYVGEDVENIILKLLQAAGGDRDRCMQGIIYIDEIDKISRKDENPSITRDVSGEGVQQALLKILEGTVANVPPQGGRKHPHQEFVQIDTTDILFVCGGAFVGLDKTIQKRLGTSSMGFHSPSLSGDELRWRKASNTALFEKVLPEDLIKYGLIPEFVGRLPIICTLHELDSDALIQILTQPNNALIKQYQKMFEFENVSLRFTDDALRAIADLALQRKIGARGLRLITEDLMLDVMYELPSNKKVKEFVVTREMVENKDVVFKLLEKAG
- the lon gene encoding endopeptidase La, encoding MSEQEQKTTQRYPMVPIRDVVVFPYMMVPFVIGRASSVLALERALQTDKKIFLATQKDASQDNPSPDEIFEVGTVANIVQSLKLPDGNIRVMVEGVRRACISGVHETEDFFQADVHFQKVPRISHAKTSLLTKKLNVLFEQFAKLNPNVNYETIVQASRSTDADRLSDTIASNLPIAVEDKQALLEIFDPAERMEKICEFIEIEIEKIKMDKSIQGRVRRQMEKAQREYYLNEKIKAIQKELGRGEKDEIEELKKKVEESKMPEEAREKALNEIRRLEQMPPMSAESTVSRTYLDWLLAMPWEKRTDEIKDITKAEQILEEDHYGLEKVKERILEFLAVRQLAKKREAQGSILCFLGPPGVGKTSLGRSIARATGRKFVRQSLGGVRDEAEIRGHRRTYIGALPGQIIQMMKKAGSKNPVMLLDEIDKMSTDFRGDPSAALMEVLDPEQNSEFNDHYLDVEFDLSEVLFICTANVLHTIPRPLQDRMEIIQLSGYTEEEKLNIAQKYLVKKQIEQKGLTPEQIEFDDEGVQEIIRSYTRESGVRSLEREIANVCRKVARKVVVSRNKDEDDFEPVSIDHDAARDLLGVPKYRNQMAGKSNEVGLATGLAWTEVGGEVLMTEATAMRGKGNLTLTGKLGEVMQESVKAAFSYIRSRSGEYGIASDFHKANDMHVHVPEGAIPKDGPSAGIAMATTIVSALTGIPVRRDVAMTGEITLRGNVLPIGGVKEKVLAAHRAGIKTVLLPKENEKNLKDIPKSVKKELEIRLVESMDEVLDIALERPIGKKKEKDGDLIEQRPPQIKGEDRPGVH
- the yihA gene encoding ribosome biogenesis GTP-binding protein YihA/YsxC produces the protein MEASFVTSATQPREYPTRPLPRIAFVGRSNVGKSSLINSLVGRKKLARTSSSPGRTRLINFFLVDSKWLFVDLPGYGYAKVSRSERERWGPMIEEYLRGDQDLKLLILLVDARHKPSNLDQIMREWLEQYSIPHLIVATKADKLSASQLQKSLKRARETFNADLVLPYSAHTGAGKKELWRIIQEV
- the rho gene encoding transcription termination factor Rho, giving the protein MAESSTKTANISEGDTLNIQELKELKNQELNKIAKELEIAGATGMRKQELIFQILKAQTERSGLIFSEGVLETLPDGFGFLRAPEYNYLPGPDDIYVSPSQIRKFDLHTGDTVSGQVRPPKEGERYFALIKVEAINFEHPDVARERTFFENLTPVYPDERLQLETEQDNLSGRVMDLLTPIGKGQRGLIVSPPRAGKTMILQSIANSITANQPEVVLIVLLIDERPEEVTDMQRSVKGEVISSTFDEPATRHVQVAEMVIEKAKRLVEHKKDVVILLDSITRLARAYNTIVPPSGKVLSGGVDSNALQRPKRFFGAARNIEEGGSLTIMATALIDTGSRMDDVIFEEFKGTGNMELHLDRKLVDKRVFPAIDINRSGTRKEELLLSAEELNRVWVLRKVLNPLSVTESMELLLEKLSKTKNNNDFLKAMTKGM
- a CDS encoding chorismate-binding protein; this encodes MIHQKRLLGDTFTPVSTFLKLAAEADRAFLLESVEGGERIGRYSFLGMAPERHFSGSFEEFREEFRRFEISPDQLPPFCGGAVGIFSYDLVREFEPLGEGRKAGPHLLPGHSVRMDFYSTVVVFDHLRHEIVVLSHEGPDKVEELAERLLRPQAEDGAHYRNGPALRSCGGEPLSYSASCGYGGERFQQDVRTAKRHIVEGDIFQVVLSQRFEVDYPGDPFNVYRALRYLNPSPYHFFLKQGDLAVAGASPEMLVRVQGRRLECRPIAGTRRRGKDEAEDERLAEELKADAKERAEHLMLVDLGRNDLGRVCRFGSVEVDGFMFLERYSHVMHLVSSVSGRMRPGLDALDALRACFPAGTVSGAPKVRAMQIIEELEPWRRGVYAGAVGYLDYTGNLDTCIAIRSIVFKDGKAYVQAGAGIVADSKPAHEDMECHNKARVLFRALEMGAAS
- a CDS encoding aminodeoxychorismate/anthranilate synthase component II, whose product is MNSKGLRDNAPGQGKGAPGLGDWERTAGGASRQGSLLVIDNYDSFTFNLVQYLGQLGARPQVYRNDALSLEEVEAMRPDRIVISPGPGRPQQAGISLQVVERFSGRIPILGVCLGHQVIGQAFGGRIVHAPELKHGKTSMVHHQGGGLFRGLDNPFEATRYHSLVVERDSLPSCLQVTAWTEDGTIMGLRHRDHDTEGVQFHPESIMTRAGMALLERFLCCGS
- the trpD gene encoding anthranilate phosphoribosyltransferase; this translates as MLRELTRQAEGGEHLSARQAEEALDAILSRHLPDSEIAELLVALAEKGEHPQEITGFARAMRRHALRLPVRRDDLVDTAGTGGGADTFNVSTTAAFVIAGAGVAVAKHGNRAVTSRSGSADLLEELGVDIGHQPELAAACLQEIGVAFLFAPAFHPAMARVAQIRRNLSRRTIFNLLGPLTNPMGASYQLVGVFAPELTESLAWSLASLGCRRAWVVHSRDGLDEISPAALTRVSQVEDRRVQTFDFDPRDYGIEEDERPLPKGGDPARNAEITTGLLEGRLGGRARQIVLLNAAAAIYLVEGGSFEQALDKAAESLDSGAALEKLRRLVQATQTGDLS